A region of the Chitinophagaceae bacterium genome:
TGATGCATGGCTATCGCTACCCCGACCACGAGCAGCGCCTAGGCGCATTAGCCCCGGGTGTTTTCGAGTTTCTTTTTTTTCCTAATGGTTTTGATTGGTATAGCTATTATAAATACTTTGCTGGTTCTTTCCTTTTTTTATCTTGGCTTGTAGTTTATTACCGCAAGTTAGATTCGAAAATTTTAAACTTTTATTATTCTTTCTCGGAGAAAAAGAAAAAAGTATTAAGGATTCTAAGCTTGTTTTATTATTTTGGATCTATTATTTTTTTTTATTGGGTGAGTGATCTCCTAAAAGGGATTAGATAAAAAATTCTTTAAATGGTATGTAAATGCACTAAATTTACTTGATCTGTTCCCACTGATCAGAATTGCATTTCCGGTCTGTAATTGAAGAATTTGAAATTCAAAAATCCTGAATCAAAGCGAACTCTCCGTTTGCTGTCTTTTTGGCCCTGAAAAAATCTTGGTAACAAGGCAAGTGAACGAAGCGTGAAAAAGTGGGAAATAAAAAACAAGACGCGCCACAAGCAAGACGCGCTGCAAAGCGCGTCTCTACAGGGCATGCATTAAAATTGAAATTCAGACGCGCCGCAAGGCGCGTCTCTACATTAAGGCCGGACTTTCACGAGATTTCAATGGTAGAGACGTGTTTGCGAAATAAAAAAAAAGTTCGGAAGCACGGGACCCGCTTTCGAAAAATTTGGCTGGCATTCAAGGAAGTTTGCGTGCGGGGGCCATGGCTTAGCATCCCCGAAGGCCGGAGCAGGGAACTTTCTTTTTCACTATTCAGCATCGTTCCGGCCGGCTTGGGATGCGCGAGGGCAAAGTTCCGTAGTAATGACCCCAAATTTTTCGTAGGCGGTGGCCTTTTCTTTGTTACTTCCCGCCTGCCACTTTTGGCCCTTGCCTTTGGCGGGCAGGTCTTTTGGGCAATCAAAAGAAAGTAAAAGCAAAAAAAATTTGATAACCCACATCACCTCCTTGCGCTGCGAGGGCGCACCTGCTGCTCAGACCTGCCTAGCGCAGCGCCCGATTTTTGGTTGCTCCCTAACCCAGGGTTACGCTCGCTTTGCTCGCTAACCCTGGTCTATAATAATTTTACCCCTACGGGGTAATGACGTGTTTGCGGAGAATGGTTTACCATTCAGGAGAGGTTCATTTGCTTTTGATAATTTCTTTTGAGAAAAGCCCTTTAAATAATTTTCTAAAATTGTTTTAACTTGCGTTTTATTTCAGACAATTAGATTTTCAATTCATTTATTGATATTTAATAAAAATGGCAAAGATCATTGTAAAAGACACGCCAATTACCATAATATCAGTCGAACAAAGAGATTACATTTCCCTGACTGATATGGCCAATGCCAAGGAAAGTGCCAGCCGTGCCGCCGATATTATTAAAAACTGGTTAAGAGGCCGATATACCCTTGAATTTTTAGGGACATGGGAACAAATTAATAATCCTTTTTTTAAAGTGGTCAAATTTGACCACTTTAAATCTCAGGCTGGTTTGCCAAGTTTTGTATTGAGTGTTTCTGAATGGATTGAAAAAACCAATGCTGTTGGAATAATCGTAAAGAAAGGAAAATATGGGGGCACATATGCTCATAAAGATATTGCCTTTGAGTTTGGTTCAGCTATCAGCGTTCCTTTCAAATTGTATTTGATATATGAATTTCAACGACTTAAAGAAGAAGAACAAAAACTACTCGGCTGGACAGCAAAAAGGGAGTTGGCAAAATTGAATTATCGCATACACACCGACGCAATTAAACAAAATTTAATTCCCAAAGAGCTTTCGGAAGCCCAAATTTCCCTAGTCTATGCAAATGAAGCAGATGTTCTTAATGTGGCCTTATTTGGCAAAACAGCAAAACAATGGAGGGAAGAAAACCCCGATTTGAATGGCAATATTCGGGATTATGCCACCATTAACGAATTGATTTGCTTGTCGAACATGGAAAATCTGAATGCAGTGTTCATAAATGAAGGGATTCCCCAGAAAGAGCGTTTGGTAAAACTGAACCAAATAGCCATTAATCAAATACGAATCCTGCAAAATGCTGAAAGTCGAAAGTTGCTGAAATAATAAGAAGAAACGCAGTTCTGGCTGAAAATTTTAAATGTAATTTGCTTCCAAGCAATCCGAATGCCGAAATGATTGACTACACCTACACCGCTTCAGGAGCAAAAGTAAGGCAGCAGCTGGAAGCCGGCGGCCGTGGCGGCATTTCAACCCGCCGCCCCTCCATTCGGCGGGCAGGGATTACGCAGGGGCCGTTTGTGTTTGTAAACAATGCCCCGGGCTGGGTGGGCACGCCCCACGGACGGTTTGTGCTCGATGGCACCTGGCAGAACGAATTTCACCTACGTGATCATTTAGGTAACACCCGTGTGGTGCTTATGGAAGAAGACACCGGCACGCTGGCCACCCTGCAACAAAACCACTACTACCCCTTCGGCATGCTCATACCCAGCCTGGGCAGCACCAACACTATTGGCGCCCTGAAAGACAACCGATACCTGTATAACGGCAAGGAATTGCAGGATGATTTCGGGCTTAATTGGCATGACTACGGAGCGAGGTTTTATGATGCGCAGATTGCACGTTTTCACTCTGTGGACCCGTTGGCGGAATTAGGAAGAAGATGGAGCCCTTACAACTACGCTTTCAATAATCCTATTCGCTTCATAGATCCTGACGGGATGTGGCCAGTTTGTAAAAACTGTGATGACACATATGCTAAAGGAGCTGTTGTTACTAATAGATGGGGCAAGTGGGGATACCTAGGTAATAATAAGTGGTATGATTTCGGTACAAAAACGATTGTCAGTAGTGAAAGTTTAAAAAATACTGCAGACCATGTGTCAAAAGCCAGGAGAAACTTTAGTTCCACAGATAGATCATTTATTTCATCATTAAAGAGATTTTTCACCTATTCAAATAAAGCGGATGGTGATTTTCATGAAAGCGCAAGTTACGATGGGCATTACAGGGGTTTCGGTATGGGAAGTTATCTTGATATTGGTTCTCCAGCGGCACATTTGGGTTTTTTTGGCTTATTAGATTATTTGAATTGGCTTCAAAATAATCCTGAATCTGCAGAACAAATGATAATTGATTTGTTTGAATTTTATGGTTGGGATTACATCCCAAATAGTAGACTAACTCCTACTGAAGTCCCCGAAGATTCTAAAAAAGACAGAAAATTAATTTCACCTATTGGTTCCTCAGGAGTTGTAAAACCTGGAGATGCAGGACCTGCGTTTAAACCTTTAGACATGAAACCTAAATTCTTAGACCCTGATAGGAATTCCAGGAGAAATGACAGAAATGACAGATGGGAACATAGATAGTAAGTCTCTTTTTATATGTTCTATTTTGGCAATAGAAATCAATTATCAGCTATGAAATTAAGTCCTGCAGAAATTATCTACTTAAGCACAAAAGGTAGAATAACAAAATACTTAAAAAATATTGTTAAGTATACATTTTATTCATTGCTGTTAAAAAATGTGATTAAGTTGGAATTAAAGGAAATAAAAGGAGCAGATATTAAAAAAGAAAAGATGTTTTTTTTGCAGAAATCTACTAAAGATAGAATAGACAATCTTAAAATTTCAGAACTTGAAAAATTAGTATTTGATTACCTAAAGAACAGTAAATCTGAATGGATTTCTTTAGAAGAGTTTTGTGATAAAGTATCAGCTCTAATAAATCCTCGATTTAGAGCTTTTTCAAAATCACATAGAATTGAGAACTATATAGTTAAAGATCTAATTAAAAAAGGCTTACTTGTTAAAAAACCAGTTCGCTTATTTGGTTTTTTAATAACTGAGAAAAAAATACCCTCAAATGAGTATGTAAAATTACAAAGCTCTTTACATTTTTTTAAAAAAGAAAACTGGATTATTCATAATTGTTTCTTATTTTCAGAAAACAAAGATTTTTTTAATTCAAATACATACAAGTTATTAAATCAACGTATTGACAACTATTTTGAACAATATCTTTTAAGAGATGGAAAGCATATTGTTCCAGCTATAGCTATTATTGGAAAATCATACCCAGAACCA
Encoded here:
- a CDS encoding KilA-N domain-containing protein produces the protein MAKIIVKDTPITIISVEQRDYISLTDMANAKESASRAADIIKNWLRGRYTLEFLGTWEQINNPFFKVVKFDHFKSQAGLPSFVLSVSEWIEKTNAVGIIVKKGKYGGTYAHKDIAFEFGSAISVPFKLYLIYEFQRLKEEEQKLLGWTAKRELAKLNYRIHTDAIKQNLIPKELSEAQISLVYANEADVLNVALFGKTAKQWREENPDLNGNIRDYATINELICLSNMENLNAVFINEGIPQKERLVKLNQIAINQIRILQNAESRKLLK
- a CDS encoding RHS repeat-associated core domain-containing protein, producing MIDYTYTASGAKVRQQLEAGGRGGISTRRPSIRRAGITQGPFVFVNNAPGWVGTPHGRFVLDGTWQNEFHLRDHLGNTRVVLMEEDTGTLATLQQNHYYPFGMLIPSLGSTNTIGALKDNRYLYNGKELQDDFGLNWHDYGARFYDAQIARFHSVDPLAELGRRWSPYNYAFNNPIRFIDPDGMWPVCKNCDDTYAKGAVVTNRWGKWGYLGNNKWYDFGTKTIVSSESLKNTADHVSKARRNFSSTDRSFISSLKRFFTYSNKADGDFHESASYDGHYRGFGMGSYLDIGSPAAHLGFFGLLDYLNWLQNNPESAEQMIIDLFEFYGWDYIPNSRLTPTEVPEDSKKDRKLISPIGSSGVVKPGDAGPAFKPLDMKPKFLDPDRNSRRNDRNDRWEHR